One Phaseolus vulgaris cultivar G19833 chromosome 4, P. vulgaris v2.0, whole genome shotgun sequence DNA window includes the following coding sequences:
- the LOC137837249 gene encoding uncharacterized protein, which translates to MEQDQLIRSIFDTKASCIFKNAMSKVRHGQDKGTWIPQLVRATLDQHWSSTEFQNKSAIAKANRAVEKGASAYCGGSISTAAHFEKMTKELERQPTAWEVVERTKKLKTGQWVNDKTRDLAEKYKKRREEAQQQQMLESASSQNSHVASIDDNEIYIDVVVSGNKKGNVYGLGVLSKRFNSSTSAHSAASQAPVVHQIEEMREIIQKLNDELMTKRVKERTLEEKMELLMKTHEEQSERMRKQDEKMQLILQHIQMNNPASGSSDPTTSGHHKGDQSRDDSSEED; encoded by the exons ATGGAACAAGACCAACTCATTAGATCCATTTTTGATACAAAAGCCTCCTGTATCTTTAAAAATGCTATGAGTAAAGTTAGGCATGGTCAAGATAAGGGGACCTGGATTCCACAACTTGTTCGAGCAACCTTGGACCAGCATTGGAGTTCTACAGAATTCCAGAACAAGAGTGCTATTGCCAAGGCGAATCGGGCTGTTGAGAAGGGAGCCTCAGCCTACTGTGGTGGTTCCATATCTACCGCAGCTCACTTTGAGAAAAtg ACTAAAGAGCTTGAACGACAACCAACTGCTTGGGAGGTTGTAGAAAGAACAAAGAAATTGAAGACTGGACAATGGGTCAATGACAAGACTCGCGACCTTGCG GAGAAATATAAGAAACGTCGAGAAGAAGCCCAACAACAGCAAATGCTTGAAAGCGCATCTTCGCAAAACTCTCATGTTGCCTCTATTGATGACAATGAAATATACATCGATGTTGTTGTAAGTGGAAATAAAAAAGGGAATGTCTATGGTCTTGGTGTATTGAGCAAAAGGTTTAATAGTTCAACAAGTGCTCACTCTGCTGCAAGTCAAGCTCCAGTAGTCCATCAAATAGAAGAAATGCGTGAGATTATTCAAAAGCTAAATGATGAACTTATGACAAAACGTGTCAAGGAGCGGACACTTGAAGAAAAGATGGAGCTATTGATGAAAACTCATGAAGAGCAAAGTGAACGCATGCGCAAACAAGATGAGAAGATGCAACTCATCCTACAACACATTCAAATGAATAATCCCGCATCAGGCTCTTCAGATCCTACTACCAGTGGACATCATAAAGGAGA